One window from the genome of Pseudoalteromonas sp. '520P1 No. 423' encodes:
- a CDS encoding DUF58 domain-containing protein encodes MINTTEHLQWLKSCQANGVSLDLKELIYYRAKARLLDLTPQSQIKHKMAGQYLAPQKGRGMEFAEVRHYQPGDDIRSIDWRVTARTGQTHTKIYQEEKERPVFIFTDFSNTMLFGSQLLLKSVQAAHLSTLVAWSASERGDRVGGLVFNQNQHLELKPSSGSKAVLKLTHNLITNHQEALKIHGSDSVQNINCFSENLKRLNQIAKPGSLIYLISDFCHLGTEQQSNEALKQLQLLSRHCELVACHISDPFETHLPDHNSVIKVDTGNTQSSLPLMNKSFRKQFNNQAQQTLNNRIEMLKKSGLHIFSFSSATPIEQQILGKA; translated from the coding sequence ATGATAAATACAACTGAGCACTTGCAGTGGTTAAAAAGCTGTCAGGCCAATGGTGTTTCTCTTGATTTAAAAGAGCTTATCTATTACCGCGCAAAAGCGCGGTTATTGGATTTAACACCTCAAAGTCAAATTAAACATAAAATGGCTGGTCAATATTTAGCGCCTCAAAAAGGGCGTGGTATGGAGTTTGCTGAGGTAAGGCATTATCAACCTGGCGATGATATTCGTTCGATTGATTGGCGAGTAACTGCACGTACTGGCCAAACACATACTAAAATTTATCAAGAAGAAAAAGAACGTCCTGTTTTTATCTTTACTGATTTTAGCAATACCATGTTATTTGGTAGCCAATTGTTATTAAAATCTGTTCAAGCTGCACATTTAAGTACGTTAGTTGCTTGGTCTGCAAGTGAACGAGGTGATCGTGTTGGCGGCTTAGTCTTTAACCAAAATCAGCATTTAGAATTAAAGCCAAGTTCAGGTAGCAAAGCCGTATTAAAGCTAACGCATAATTTAATTACCAATCACCAAGAAGCACTAAAAATCCATGGTTCAGATTCAGTTCAAAACATTAATTGTTTTAGTGAAAACCTTAAACGATTAAATCAAATAGCAAAACCTGGCAGTTTGATTTATTTAATATCTGATTTTTGTCATTTAGGTACCGAGCAACAAAGTAATGAAGCGTTAAAACAATTACAGTTATTATCTCGCCACTGTGAACTTGTGGCGTGTCATATATCAGATCCCTTTGAAACACATTTACCAGATCATAATAGTGTGATTAAAGTGGATACCGGTAATACGCAATCAAGTTTGCCACTGATGAATAAATCATTTAGAAAGCAATTTAATAATCAAGCACAACAAACTTTAAATAACCGAATTGAAATGTTGAAAAAATCTGGATTACATATATTTTCATTTTCAAGCGCGACCCCTATAGAACAACAAATTTTAGGGAAGGCTTAA
- the dsbC gene encoding bifunctional protein-disulfide isomerase/oxidoreductase DsbC, translated as MKKLLATLAFSLTLTPLTSIASAPNTISSDEVSKTNPIVEKFSQLGLVVKDIKPSPILGLKELITDKGVMYASDSGQYLLQGTLIDIENRENLTEKALNGVRKEGVAKYADSMIVYKAPEEKHQITVFTDITCGYCRKLHRELEDYLDAGITVRYMAFPRGGVRSEGYTDLMNVWCADDQLKAMTDAKSGTDVADVQSCTAPVAEHYQLGQSFGINGTPAIIFDDGTLIPGYQPAAALKQRLEQMN; from the coding sequence ATGAAAAAATTATTAGCTACATTGGCCTTTTCTCTGACGTTAACACCGTTAACGAGTATTGCCTCTGCGCCAAATACAATAAGTTCAGACGAAGTATCTAAAACAAATCCTATTGTTGAAAAATTTTCTCAACTTGGTTTAGTTGTAAAAGATATTAAACCTAGCCCTATCTTAGGTTTAAAAGAATTAATTACTGATAAAGGTGTGATGTACGCCAGTGATAGTGGTCAGTACTTATTACAAGGTACATTAATTGATATTGAAAACCGTGAAAACTTAACTGAAAAAGCACTGAATGGTGTTCGTAAAGAAGGCGTTGCAAAATATGCTGACTCTATGATTGTTTATAAAGCACCGGAAGAAAAACATCAAATTACTGTATTTACAGATATTACGTGTGGTTACTGTCGTAAATTACACCGTGAGTTAGAAGATTACCTAGATGCTGGCATTACAGTGCGTTATATGGCATTTCCAAGAGGCGGTGTTAGAAGCGAAGGTTACACTGATTTAATGAATGTATGGTGTGCTGACGATCAATTAAAAGCGATGACAGATGCAAAGTCAGGTACAGATGTAGCTGATGTACAAAGCTGTACGGCACCTGTTGCAGAGCATTATCAGTTAGGTCAAAGCTTTGGCATAAATGGTACGCCAGCAATTATTTTTGATGATGGTACTTTAATTCCTGGTTACCAACCAGCTGCTGCATTAAAGCAACGTTTAGAACAAATGAACTAA
- a CDS encoding DUF4381 domain-containing protein, producing MADANTPTSPLEQLHDVIVVEQVSAWPPAPIWYMALILTLGLLTALFIYLKKQRQYKKAKKEAVNLANSLMSNEGNLDITHLNELQHILKRLAKHYYGAQTAALSGKSWAKFVNSSCNTQCESSAFNLLYQAKLSDEQISDLKSLLLSAIKKMNISKSHINLIKGSF from the coding sequence ATGGCTGATGCAAATACCCCCACTTCTCCATTAGAACAATTACATGATGTCATTGTTGTTGAACAGGTTTCGGCTTGGCCACCTGCGCCTATTTGGTATATGGCTTTAATTCTTACACTGGGGCTTTTAACTGCTTTATTTATCTATTTAAAAAAACAAAGACAATACAAAAAAGCAAAAAAAGAAGCGGTTAATTTGGCGAATAGTTTAATGAGTAACGAAGGCAACTTAGATATAACGCATTTAAACGAATTACAACATATTTTAAAACGCTTAGCTAAGCACTATTATGGTGCACAAACAGCAGCATTAAGCGGTAAAAGCTGGGCGAAATTTGTAAATAGTAGCTGCAATACTCAATGTGAAAGTTCAGCGTTTAACCTGCTTTATCAGGCTAAACTCTCCGATGAGCAAATATCAGACTTAAAGTCTTTACTGCTCAGTGCAATAAAAAAAATGAACATAAGTAAAAGTCATATCAATCTCATTAAAGGAAGCTTTTAA
- a CDS encoding BatD family protein: MVRSFTLLCLLVLALPSFALTELTASVDKNPVLQGEYFVLSIGADNTVQGSQPDTAALLKDFIVGPTSVSSQTSIINGSVTRKTVWKTELMSRKSGVFQIPAFELNGIKSQPFKLEVKAREAQSSNNKDIFIKTSLTPSTLYVQQAGVYNVKLYLAKDLSEGSLTTPELENAQISQLGKQVESNEIIEGKRYLVVSRDYLVQPQKSGEFTIEAPAFNGRIRQNYRSIAVSAIGEDTHLTVKPIVDNYQGNWLPSELVTLHEEFQPDNMSVEVGTPITRTITLTAVGITKEQLPEIKLTKLDGIKSYPDQAENKNVVRDGRIISQRIESFALLPQKPGNYTLPEVKIPWFNTVVNKVEFATLPAKQITVTGSALTTQAPIVSNTTTNSDNQANVSSDSTTPTIITQVEPASFWITVLGYALWVMTLITLIIFTVRNKNKVLINTEEKLQDKAKMNIKDALSNLKIAAKQSDLKGFNQALNTFSKIKCNSEQAKSSHLINLYQNDELTAQIHNLQKSLYSQGAGNVDLNKIISLLQQPVKAKKGAKETLETLY; this comes from the coding sequence ATGGTAAGAAGTTTTACATTACTGTGCCTTTTAGTTTTAGCATTACCAAGCTTCGCTTTAACCGAGCTTACAGCAAGTGTCGATAAAAACCCCGTTCTACAAGGGGAATACTTTGTGTTATCTATAGGTGCCGATAATACAGTTCAAGGCTCACAACCCGATACAGCCGCTTTACTTAAAGATTTTATTGTTGGACCAACAAGTGTTAGTAGCCAAACCAGTATTATTAATGGTTCAGTTACAAGAAAAACAGTTTGGAAAACTGAGCTTATGTCTCGTAAATCAGGCGTGTTTCAAATTCCTGCGTTTGAGCTAAATGGCATAAAATCACAACCATTTAAATTAGAAGTAAAAGCCAGAGAAGCACAAAGCAGTAATAATAAAGATATATTTATTAAAACAAGCCTAACGCCTAGCACTTTATATGTGCAACAAGCAGGTGTTTATAACGTTAAGCTATATCTTGCTAAAGATTTAAGTGAAGGCAGTTTAACAACACCTGAGCTTGAAAATGCTCAAATATCACAACTAGGTAAACAAGTTGAATCAAATGAAATCATAGAAGGTAAACGCTATTTAGTTGTTAGTCGAGATTATCTTGTTCAGCCACAAAAAAGTGGAGAATTTACTATTGAAGCACCCGCATTTAATGGTCGTATAAGACAAAACTATCGCTCAATTGCAGTCTCTGCCATTGGAGAAGATACCCACCTAACAGTAAAACCTATTGTAGATAACTATCAAGGCAATTGGCTGCCAAGTGAACTAGTTACTTTACACGAAGAGTTCCAACCAGATAATATGAGTGTAGAGGTAGGTACACCGATTACCCGCACTATCACACTTACTGCGGTTGGTATTACTAAAGAGCAACTTCCTGAAATAAAATTAACCAAATTAGATGGCATTAAAAGTTATCCTGACCAAGCAGAAAATAAAAATGTAGTAAGAGATGGTAGAATCATTTCACAGCGCATTGAGTCTTTTGCCTTATTACCACAAAAACCAGGAAACTATACTTTACCTGAAGTTAAAATTCCTTGGTTTAATACCGTAGTAAATAAAGTTGAATTCGCAACATTGCCTGCTAAACAAATCACAGTTACAGGCTCAGCGCTGACAACTCAAGCGCCTATCGTTTCAAATACAACTACTAACAGCGATAATCAAGCTAATGTATCTTCAGATTCAACTACACCTACAATTATCACTCAAGTTGAACCGGCTTCATTTTGGATCACAGTATTAGGTTATGCTCTGTGGGTTATGACACTTATCACTTTAATTATTTTTACGGTTCGAAACAAAAATAAAGTATTGATAAATACAGAAGAAAAACTTCAAGATAAAGCAAAAATGAATATTAAAGATGCTTTATCAAATCTAAAAATCGCAGCAAAACAAAGTGATTTAAAAGGTTTTAATCAAGCTTTAAATACTTTTAGTAAAATTAAATGTAATAGTGAACAAGCAAAAAGTTCACATTTAATCAATTTATATCAAAATGATGAGCTAACGGCACAAATCCATAACTTACAAAAAAGCCTATATTCACAAGGTGCTGGTAATGTCGATTTAAATAAAATCATTTCTCTTTTACAACAGCCAGTAAAAGCGAAAAAAGGTGCTAAGGAAACTTTAGAAACACTTTATTAA
- a CDS encoding VWA domain-containing protein, whose protein sequence is MFEVSWPWVFLALPLPYLLKRFNKRAANIPTLKIPSFEHNPLLTGHNEQKAQKVSLMHWLFWICLCCALSNPKWLGEPISLPNEGRDIMLAVDLSGSMKEQDMEYQGQYVDRLTMVKAVLKSFIEQRQGDRLGLILFADTAFLQTPLTRDLNTVSQMLAESQIGLVGRATAIGDALGLSVKRFSQKKDSNRILVLLTDGQNTAGNLSPEEALLLAREEGIKVYTVGVAGDGGNNRFGLFGMNTLSSGSGLDEKLLTDIAEQTGGLYFRAKDVAGLQRIYQELDTLEPIANDVQTFRPQTALFYYPLLIALFLLLIAGIKPWFNYKKTTINGERT, encoded by the coding sequence ATGTTTGAAGTAAGCTGGCCTTGGGTATTTTTAGCATTACCCCTCCCCTATTTATTAAAAAGATTTAATAAGCGTGCTGCTAATATCCCAACGCTTAAAATACCAAGTTTTGAGCATAATCCGCTATTAACGGGTCATAATGAACAAAAGGCACAAAAAGTCTCATTAATGCATTGGCTATTTTGGATCTGTTTATGCTGCGCCTTATCAAACCCTAAATGGTTAGGTGAACCTATTAGCCTACCAAATGAAGGTCGAGACATCATGCTAGCGGTAGATTTATCGGGTTCGATGAAAGAGCAAGATATGGAATACCAAGGCCAGTATGTTGATAGGCTCACTATGGTAAAAGCAGTACTAAAAAGCTTTATAGAGCAACGCCAAGGCGATAGATTAGGTTTAATTTTATTTGCTGACACTGCATTTTTACAAACCCCGCTTACCAGAGATTTAAATACAGTTAGCCAAATGCTTGCAGAGTCACAAATCGGTTTAGTCGGTCGTGCAACAGCTATAGGCGACGCTCTGGGTTTATCAGTTAAGCGTTTTTCACAGAAAAAAGATAGTAACCGAATTTTAGTTTTACTCACCGATGGACAAAATACCGCTGGTAACTTATCTCCAGAAGAAGCTTTATTACTCGCTCGGGAAGAAGGCATAAAAGTCTATACCGTAGGTGTTGCTGGTGATGGTGGTAATAACCGTTTTGGTTTATTTGGTATGAATACACTCTCATCAGGTTCAGGTTTAGATGAAAAACTGTTAACTGATATCGCAGAACAAACTGGAGGGCTTTATTTCAGAGCAAAAGATGTAGCTGGATTACAGCGTATCTATCAAGAGCTTGATACCTTAGAGCCGATAGCCAATGATGTGCAAACGTTTAGACCGCAAACTGCGTTATTTTATTATCCGCTATTAATCGCTTTATTTTTATTATTAATAGCTGGTATTAAACCTTGGTTTAATTATAAAAAAACAACCATAAATGGAGAACGCACCTAA
- a CDS encoding VWA domain-containing protein has translation MEFKFLRPELLWLYIPACILITLILFQKQKHKGSQTVIASHLAQFIMSDGKKQTKPSSIWLVLFLLISVLAAAGPSWQKHSVPVYQAKHARVIVMDMSSSMYSEDIKPNRLSQARFKTLDMVELFKEGETALIAYAGSAFTISPLTSDAQTLTNLIPSLSPEIMPEKGSNVLAALVLAKELLQQAGYLNGDIILVTDGIDSEDMSDVSDFVADMDYKLNIYAIATEQGAPIKLPQAGFLKDQYGQIVIPKANFSALNNITKQGSGVFSNYQTNNSDIAIFNSTLSADDLQQQLVEQEEQTLWRIDGGVYLTLLLLPIALLMLRQNSALFILPLVLISMPSKNAYALSFDDVWQSISQNQDQKALNAYKNQDYKSATDTKLKDIKGAAHYKESNFEAALSEFEQDTSDKGLYNQANTLAHLGKYKEAIDKYEQALSLNPDFSQAKDNLEIVKQLEQQEQQKQQKQQKQQGDDKNQDGDQSKKDDQQNEGDKSEQNKDQQGDEQEDQQNGEKQDQQSSDEQDSDKQSDESQESSADTKGSDQENKPELDEQSQEAKEQEAQQSEEEKQAQQQAQQAAQQSAQEQAEKNQEEMLMREVAELSNEEKEQAQQLNQILRKVPDDPATLLRNKMRLEYQNRLRQRTPQGVQKSW, from the coding sequence ATGGAATTTAAATTTTTAAGACCTGAACTTTTATGGCTTTATATACCTGCTTGTATATTAATTACCTTAATCTTATTTCAAAAACAAAAACATAAAGGTTCACAAACCGTAATTGCATCACACTTAGCACAGTTCATTATGTCTGATGGTAAAAAACAAACTAAACCCAGCTCAATTTGGTTAGTGTTATTTTTATTAATTAGTGTATTAGCTGCCGCAGGTCCTAGCTGGCAAAAACACAGTGTGCCTGTATATCAAGCAAAACATGCCCGTGTAATTGTCATGGATATGTCGTCTTCTATGTACAGCGAAGATATAAAACCAAATAGATTGAGCCAGGCACGATTTAAAACTTTAGATATGGTTGAGCTATTTAAAGAAGGTGAAACAGCTTTAATTGCTTATGCAGGCAGCGCTTTTACGATATCTCCATTGACAAGCGACGCCCAAACACTGACTAATTTAATACCCAGTTTAAGCCCAGAAATCATGCCAGAAAAAGGCTCTAATGTACTAGCTGCACTCGTACTTGCAAAAGAGCTATTACAACAAGCCGGTTATTTAAATGGCGATATTATTTTAGTGACCGATGGTATTGATAGTGAAGATATGAGCGATGTTTCTGACTTTGTGGCTGATATGGATTACAAACTTAATATTTATGCGATAGCCACCGAGCAAGGTGCACCAATAAAGTTACCTCAAGCTGGATTTTTAAAAGATCAATATGGTCAAATTGTAATACCTAAAGCTAATTTTTCCGCTTTAAATAATATCACTAAACAAGGTTCTGGTGTGTTTTCTAATTATCAGACAAATAATTCAGATATCGCAATATTCAATAGCACTTTATCTGCTGATGATTTACAACAGCAACTTGTTGAACAAGAAGAACAAACATTATGGCGTATAGACGGTGGGGTTTATTTAACACTGCTACTGTTACCTATCGCTTTATTGATGCTACGTCAAAACAGTGCCTTATTTATCTTACCTTTAGTTTTGATCAGTATGCCCTCGAAAAATGCGTATGCATTAAGTTTTGATGATGTTTGGCAATCAATATCACAAAACCAAGATCAAAAAGCATTAAACGCATATAAAAATCAAGATTATAAAAGCGCAACGGATACCAAGCTTAAAGATATTAAAGGTGCGGCACATTATAAAGAAAGTAACTTTGAAGCTGCATTGTCTGAGTTTGAGCAAGATACCAGCGACAAAGGCCTTTATAACCAAGCTAATACATTGGCACATTTAGGTAAGTATAAAGAAGCAATAGATAAATATGAGCAAGCTTTATCTCTTAATCCAGATTTTTCACAGGCAAAAGATAACCTAGAAATTGTTAAGCAGCTTGAGCAACAAGAACAGCAAAAACAACAAAAACAACAAAAACAACAAGGCGATGATAAAAACCAAGACGGCGATCAATCTAAAAAAGATGATCAGCAAAATGAAGGTGATAAATCAGAGCAAAATAAAGATCAACAAGGCGATGAACAAGAAGATCAGCAAAACGGTGAGAAGCAAGATCAACAAAGTTCTGATGAGCAAGATTCTGACAAACAATCAGATGAATCTCAAGAAAGTAGCGCCGATACAAAAGGATCTGATCAAGAAAACAAACCTGAACTAGACGAGCAATCACAAGAAGCAAAAGAGCAAGAAGCCCAGCAATCTGAGGAAGAAAAACAAGCTCAGCAGCAAGCGCAACAAGCAGCTCAACAATCGGCACAAGAACAAGCAGAAAAAAACCAAGAAGAAATGTTGATGCGAGAGGTTGCTGAACTTAGCAACGAGGAAAAAGAACAAGCGCAGCAGTTAAACCAAATTCTTAGAAAAGTACCTGATGATCCGGCTACTTTATTACGCAATAAAATGAGACTTGAGTATCAAAATAGACTCAGACAAAGAACACCTCAAGGAGTACAAAAATCATGGTAA
- the recJ gene encoding single-stranded-DNA-specific exonuclease RecJ, whose amino-acid sequence MQKQIISRERVKDAHLPQDLDPIIKQIYASRGVKQNEELDNSAATLHSFKLLKGIEQASNVLVKALESQSKILIVGDFDADGATSTATLMSGLPMFGFSHVDYLVPNRFDFGYGLSPALAQEVVKMAPDLLITVDNGISCIAGVDIVKAAGIKVIVTDHHLPGSELPKADAIVNPNQVDCDFPSTALAGVGVAFYLLLALRSELREKNWFELNNQTPPNVASLLDLVALGTVADVVPLDANNRTLVHQGLARIKNGVTRPGIEALIEVSNRNQARLSASDFGFSLAPRLNAAGRLDDMSLGIACLLSPDINNARRLAGELDALNVERREIEQSMQVEAQAVLDKLCKTDEQVPDAVCLFQDDWHQGVIGILAGRLKEKYHRPTIIFACGDSSEGEPEIKGSCRSIPGLHIRDILESISTANPGLIPKFGGHAMAAGLSIKQADFEKFEKIFVKAVSDKLTDDLRESIVFTDGELPGGYFTLDFAQYLKQAGPWGQEFPEPVFEHVFEIVQQRIVGEKHLKLVLKHQTGFLIDGIAFNVDIKQWPNANVQNLKCAFVLDINEFRGKFTLQLLIRELVAQ is encoded by the coding sequence ATGCAAAAACAAATAATTAGCAGAGAACGTGTCAAAGACGCACATTTACCACAAGATTTAGATCCGATTATTAAACAGATTTATGCTTCTCGTGGTGTAAAGCAAAATGAAGAGCTAGATAATAGCGCTGCGACCTTACATAGTTTTAAACTATTAAAGGGCATTGAACAAGCAAGCAATGTTTTAGTAAAAGCCTTAGAGAGCCAAAGTAAAATTCTGATAGTGGGTGATTTTGATGCTGATGGCGCAACAAGTACAGCTACTTTAATGAGTGGTTTACCCATGTTTGGTTTTTCTCATGTCGATTATTTAGTACCAAACCGATTTGATTTTGGCTATGGCTTAAGCCCTGCACTGGCTCAAGAAGTTGTGAAGATGGCGCCAGATCTATTAATTACCGTTGATAATGGCATTTCATGTATTGCAGGTGTTGATATTGTAAAAGCGGCTGGCATAAAAGTGATTGTTACTGATCACCATTTACCTGGTAGTGAACTACCTAAAGCCGATGCAATTGTAAACCCTAACCAAGTTGATTGTGATTTCCCTTCAACAGCGCTTGCTGGAGTAGGTGTTGCTTTTTATCTATTATTGGCACTGAGAAGTGAATTACGAGAAAAAAATTGGTTTGAGTTAAATAATCAAACACCACCCAATGTAGCCAGTTTATTAGATTTGGTGGCATTAGGTACCGTTGCTGATGTTGTGCCATTAGATGCAAATAATCGTACTTTAGTACATCAAGGTTTAGCTAGGATCAAAAATGGGGTAACTCGTCCGGGCATCGAAGCACTGATAGAAGTCTCAAATCGCAATCAAGCAAGATTATCAGCCTCTGATTTTGGCTTTTCACTTGCTCCTAGGCTTAATGCAGCGGGGCGCTTAGATGATATGAGTTTAGGCATAGCTTGTTTATTAAGTCCTGATATTAATAATGCGAGAAGGCTCGCAGGTGAACTTGATGCATTAAATGTTGAGCGCCGAGAGATAGAGCAAAGTATGCAAGTCGAAGCACAAGCTGTTTTAGATAAATTATGTAAAACAGATGAGCAAGTACCAGATGCAGTGTGCTTATTTCAAGATGATTGGCATCAAGGTGTGATCGGTATTTTAGCTGGACGCTTAAAAGAAAAATATCATAGACCGACAATTATATTCGCATGTGGTGATAGCAGTGAAGGTGAACCTGAAATAAAAGGGTCGTGTCGCTCAATTCCAGGTTTACATATTCGAGATATTTTAGAATCAATAAGTACTGCAAACCCAGGTTTAATTCCAAAATTTGGTGGCCATGCTATGGCGGCTGGATTATCAATTAAACAAGCTGATTTTGAAAAGTTTGAGAAGATATTTGTAAAAGCAGTAAGCGATAAACTCACAGATGATTTAAGAGAAAGCATTGTATTTACAGATGGTGAACTACCTGGTGGCTACTTTACATTAGACTTTGCCCAATACTTAAAACAAGCTGGTCCTTGGGGGCAAGAGTTCCCTGAACCAGTGTTTGAACATGTTTTTGAAATAGTACAACAACGTATAGTAGGCGAAAAGCATCTTAAATTGGTATTAAAACATCAAACCGGATTTTTAATTGATGGCATTGCTTTTAATGTAGATATCAAACAATGGCCAAATGCCAATGTACAAAATTTAAAATGTGCGTTTGTATTAGATATTAATGAGTTTAGAGGCAAGTTTACGCTGCAACTGCTTATTAGAGAGTTAGTCGCTCAATAA
- the xerD gene encoding site-specific tyrosine recombinase XerD — translation MSEQVKQPAINRELLEDFLDAIWLEQGLSENTLSAYRTDINKFADFIAPKALLVIDQLDVQSYLAYRQDNGFKSRSTARTISALKRFYQYFVREKRLEITPMAHIGQPKASQNLPKTLSEEEVESLLASPNVAEPMGLRDKAMLEVLYASGLRVSELVGLRMEQVNLRQAVVFVKGKGNKERLVPLGEEAMYWLELFISKGRLALIKHATDFVFPSKRGTGMTRQTFWHRIKHYALVADIQSDLSPHTMRHAFATHLINHGADLRVVQMMLGHSDLSTTQIYTHVANERLKSIHQEHHPRA, via the coding sequence TTGAGCGAACAAGTTAAGCAGCCTGCTATTAATAGAGAATTGTTAGAAGATTTTTTAGATGCAATATGGTTAGAGCAAGGTCTAAGTGAAAACACCCTCAGTGCATATCGTACTGATATTAATAAGTTTGCGGATTTTATAGCGCCCAAAGCGTTATTAGTGATAGATCAATTAGATGTGCAATCCTATTTAGCTTATCGTCAAGATAATGGTTTTAAATCTAGAAGTACTGCACGGACTATAAGTGCATTAAAAAGGTTTTATCAGTATTTTGTACGAGAAAAACGTTTAGAAATTACACCTATGGCACATATTGGGCAACCAAAAGCATCTCAAAATTTGCCTAAAACGTTATCTGAGGAGGAAGTTGAAAGCTTATTAGCTAGCCCAAATGTGGCAGAGCCTATGGGGCTCAGAGATAAAGCCATGCTTGAAGTTTTATATGCTTCAGGTCTGAGGGTAAGTGAATTAGTGGGCCTTAGAATGGAGCAAGTTAATTTAAGGCAAGCAGTGGTTTTTGTAAAAGGTAAAGGAAATAAAGAAAGATTGGTGCCTTTAGGTGAAGAAGCCATGTATTGGTTGGAGCTATTTATATCTAAAGGAAGGTTAGCGCTAATTAAACATGCTACAGATTTTGTTTTTCCATCAAAACGTGGCACAGGTATGACACGACAAACTTTTTGGCACAGAATTAAACATTATGCTTTAGTGGCTGATATACAAAGTGATCTTTCACCACATACTATGCGACACGCATTTGCTACGCACTTAATTAACCATGGTGCTGATTTGCGTGTAGTACAAATGATGTTAGGCCATAGCGATTTATCAACAACGCAAATATACACCCATGTTGCAAATGAGAGATTAAAGTCAATTCATCAAGAACATCATCCTAGGGCTTAA
- a CDS encoding aspartyl protease family protein, with translation MRIFLFILIITSCSTYAGVTPWLDFELDNGHIKIPVTVSGIEAKAILDSGSQVNAINQSFINKNKLKYGSGQKIIIKGVYGQEKKPTYNNVPTELFGTQFDLDSLVSMRLGKASNALLIGAGFFDKFIVQIDYPNKKMRLLTRDAVDLKKLKNIQMKAHKGTGMPIVKVNLNNEKNVWLLLDTGNSGGLFLKRSIATGSGWLEKFSVEGSVAMGANTFGINETFHLPSLKFGPFELENILTSVPAEGQKTQSFSSSSGSLSRIKGKNIKGLLGYDILKHFLITLDYKGGRMHIGLPQ, from the coding sequence ATGCGAATTTTCTTATTTATTTTAATCATTACCAGTTGTAGTACTTATGCCGGAGTAACACCTTGGCTTGATTTTGAGCTAGATAATGGTCATATAAAAATTCCTGTTACTGTAAGTGGTATTGAAGCCAAAGCCATTTTAGACTCTGGCTCACAAGTTAATGCAATTAACCAAAGCTTTATAAATAAAAACAAATTAAAATATGGCTCGGGCCAAAAAATCATAATCAAAGGCGTTTACGGCCAAGAAAAAAAACCTACCTATAACAATGTTCCTACAGAATTATTTGGTACGCAATTTGATTTGGATAGTCTGGTTTCCATGCGCCTAGGAAAGGCAAGTAATGCATTATTAATCGGCGCTGGTTTTTTTGATAAATTTATTGTGCAAATTGATTACCCCAATAAAAAAATGCGTTTACTTACCCGAGATGCGGTTGATTTGAAAAAGTTAAAAAATATTCAAATGAAAGCCCACAAAGGGACTGGTATGCCAATCGTTAAAGTTAATCTTAACAACGAAAAAAATGTTTGGCTATTACTTGATACAGGCAATAGTGGTGGATTATTTTTAAAGCGCTCTATTGCAACTGGAAGTGGATGGTTAGAAAAGTTTTCAGTTGAGGGTTCTGTTGCTATGGGTGCTAACACTTTTGGAATTAACGAAACCTTTCACCTTCCTAGCCTAAAGTTTGGCCCTTTTGAGCTTGAAAATATCTTAACTAGCGTACCTGCTGAAGGTCAAAAAACACAAAGTTTTTCTTCAAGTAGCGGCTCTTTAAGTCGAATAAAAGGAAAAAATATAAAGGGTTTGCTTGGTTATGATATTTTAAAACATTTCCTGATCACTTTAGATTATAAAGGTGGCAGAATGCATATTGGTCTGCCGCAATAA